The following is a genomic window from Alphaproteobacteria bacterium LSUCC0396.
ATGACCTCAACGGTTGGGGGGTTTTTGGGGTTAAGCCAATTCGCGCCGTGCCAGATAGATGCTTTGCAAAAAATCGCGATCTTGAAGCGGGTTATGGAACGGCACCGCAACCGCGCTTGCCTCGCTAAATACCGATTGCAGCCGACGGGTAAAATCATCATCAGGCGGGTCGTTTGACCATAGTGCAAAGATGCCGCCATTCTTGAGGTGATGCTGCAGCTTCATCAGGCCTTCGGGCTGGTAAAATCCGGCATGGGCAGGTGCGAGATGAAAATCTGGTGCATGATCAATATCCAGCAATATGGCATCAAAACGGTGCTCGGGCTGCGCTGGATCGAATCCGTCATGCCCCGCTGCCATCTGAAAAAAATCGCCCTCAACAAAGCGGCATTTGGGATCACCGACAAGGCGTTTGCCTAGCGGGATCATCCCTGCTTCATGCCACCCAATTACCGGGGCCAGTTTTTCGATGATCAGCAGATCATCAATCCGGCTGTCATTCAATGCCGCATCCGCAGTAAAACCCATGCCGAGCCCGCCAACAACAACTGACAATCGCCGGTTATCCGAAATTGCAGCAAGGCCGTGTTCGGCAAGCGCTACCTCAGATGTCGTAAACAGATCGGACATCAAATGTTCATCGCCAAGCATGATTTCCAGCACATCAACATCAAGGCGTAATTCGCGCCGCCGCCGCAGCGATATGGGGCCAATGGCAGTTGGCTGGTAATCGAGTTCTTCGAAATAGCGGCTCATGGCAAATCTTTCGTCACTTTTTTGGTGTCTAGTCATTTACGGGTCATTGAGGGCGTGCGCGTCTGTCGCATTTCAATTATCCGGTTTGCGTGTTATTCAAATAACCATGGATCCGACAAAATCACCAGCATCACGCATATTTAATGCCGATCAAGCGGGTGCTGACCACGCGCCGGCAGCACGTCAGTTCTCTTTTGCACTTTTATGGCGGGGGATCACAAAGCGCTGTCCGCAATGCGGAATTGGGCCCGTTCTATCTGGCTATCTTGCGCCAAACCCCTGCTGTGCGCATTGCGATGAAGATTTCCGACACATCAGCGCGGATGATGGGCCGGCCTGGCTGACCTTGCTTGTGATCGGTCATGCGGTGGTACCATTGATGATTGTTTTTGGGCGCGATGCAACGATATCGCCGATATTGGCAATTGTCATTCTGGCTCTGGTCACGCTTGTCGGTGTCTATTTTGTGCTACCGCGCGCAAAAGGCGTTTTTATTTCGTTGATATGGCTAACCGGTGCAACTGGACAAGATATGTTCACCGCCGATCAGGAAACATCAGACCGGCCTGCTGATCAGCCAGCTGATCAGTAAGTGCGGATAAGGCGATACCGCCGATCGCTCATCAATCCTAACCGTCAAATACCCCGATTATACTCTCCGTCAATCGCGTGGCCTTTCGCGTGAGGTTTCTGCGTGCCCCGATGAAAAAAAACCATGAAAATTATACAGCAGTGAAAAAAACATTGAAATTTTCATTTATTTCGGTTCAGGATGAAATCATCAGGCGCGGGGGATCGATGCTAATTGATTTAAAACAAGATGCCAAAGCAGGCACCGGGGCAAAAGCCCCCTTAAGGTCAAGCGGCAAGATTGGCAGTGATATTCGTGCGTTGCGCCGGTCGCGCAATTGGACGTTAACCGATCTTGCGGAACGGCTTGACCGGTCGGTTGGCTGGCTATCACAGGTTGAGCGTAATGTTTCCGAGCCGACGCTTGATGATATTCGCAAAGTCGCCAGTCTATTCTCGTTGCCGGTTAGTTTCTTCTTTACCGATGGCGGCCATGGTGACGAGGCAGCCTATATTGTGCGCGCCGGGTCAAGGCGGGTTATGAGTGACGCATCAAAGGGCTTGGCCGAAAGTTTGCTATCGCCGGATCTTGGCGGCGCTTTTGAGATTGTGCATTCGGTCTTTGCACCGGGGGCAAGCTGCCCCGAGCCATTTATCCGCCCAACCGAAGAAGCTGGCTATGTGATCGAGGGCAGCCTTGTGCTGTTTATTGATGGCGTCCGGTTTGAGCTTAATCCGGGTGACTCGTTTCGGTTTGCCGGCGAAGAGATCACTTGGATCAACGAGGGCAAGACTAACGCGGTTTTGATATGGGTGATTGCACCGCCGGTTTATTAATGTGTGACCCATCCAAAAGAGAACGGCAAAGACGGCATTGAGACGAGACCCGAAAAATCAGGCTACTGAAACCGGACGAATAAGACATCGGGCACAAAGAAGAACCTGACGGGCAAGTAAGACCTGACGGGAACGTAAAATAAGCGATCTGGACGCGGAGATGAGCACATGACGCAAGCAACTGTGACTTCAAAAGAGACCAAATTACAGGCATCGGCCAATCTTCCCGCAACTGCGCGTGTGTTGGTGATTGGCGGCGGGGCTGTTGGGTGCTCGGTGCTTTACCATCTGGCGGAAATGGGCTGGTCAGATTGCGTTTTGCTGGAAAAGAATGAGCTGACATCAGGCTCGACATGGCACGCCGCGGGCAATTGCCCGAATTATGTCGGGTCATGGACAATGATGAAGATCCAATCCTATTCAACCGCGCTCTATCGCAAGCTGGGGGATCTGGTCGACTATCCGATGAATTATCATGTCACCGGAGCCATTCGATTAGCGCATAGCCGCCAACGCATGGAAGAATTTCGTCATGTACAGGCAATGGGCCGCCATATGGGGGTCGAATTTGAAGAAATGTCGAATGCCGATATGCAGGCGATCTATCCGTTCCTTGAAACCCATGATCTTTATGGCGGCCAGTGGGATCCATTAGATGGCGATATTGATCCGGCGCAATTGACCCAAGCATTGGCCAAGGGCGCGCGCGATATGGGCGCAAAGATTATCCGGTTTTGTCCGGTGACCGGGGTTGAGCGTATTAACGATGAATGGAAAATCACCACCCCAAACGGTGAAATCAGAGCCGAATATGTTGTGAATGCGGCCGGGTATCGGGCAGGTGAACTTGGCAAGATGTTTGGGCGTGATGTGCCGTGTGTTTCGCTGGCGCATCAATATCTGATCACCGAGCCGATTGCCGAATTAACGGCGCGGGATAAAAAATTGCCGCTGCTTCGTGATCCTGACAGCTCATATTATCTGCGGCAGGAAAAGGACGGGTTGCTGCTTGGCCCTTATGAGAAAAACTGCCGTGCGCATTGGCTGGATGCCAGTGATCCGATGCCAGATGATTTTTCTTTCCAGCTCTATAACGACGATCTGGAACGGCTGGAATGGTATATTGAGGATGCGTGTGCGCGGGTGCCAATTCTTGGTACCGCTGGCATTACGCGGGTGGTGAACGGGCCAATCCCCTATACGCCGGATGGTCTGCCGTTGATTGGGCCAATGCCCGGTGTGCCGAACGCGTTTGAGGCGTGTGTCTTTACCTTTGGGATTGTTCAGGCTGGTGGTGCTGGCAAGCTGCTGGCCGAGATTATCATTGAAGGCGAGGCCGACAGCGATAGCTGGGCTGTTGATCCGCGCCGCTTTACCGACCATGTCGACACGGCTTATACAGCGGCCAAGGCGATCGAGACCTATAGCCATGAATATGCGATGCATTTCCCGCAGATTCAGTGGCCGGCTGGCCGCAAGGCAAAATCTTCGCCGCTTTATGACCGGCTGGCGGCAGCGGGTGCTGAATTTGGCAGTTATGGGGGATGGGAACGCGCTGACTGGTTTCCGGCGGTTGATGCCGACCGGCGGCCGGCCGATAGCTATGACCGCCAGCACTGGTTTGATGCCGTCGGTCAGGAATGCCGCCACGTCGCAGCCCATGCCGGGATTCTGGAGCTTACAGGATTTTCGCGGTTTCATGCGAGCGGCGATGGTGCTGACGCGTGGCTGACCCGTCAGATTACCGGTAATCTGCCGCGTGTTGGCCGCATAGGGCTAGTCTATTTTGCGTCACCAAAAGGCAAGATGCTAAGCGAGATGACCGTCACGCGCTTTGCCGAAAATGATTTTCTGTTGATGAGTGGCGCGGGAGCCTATTGGCATGACCGTGATTTGTTGATGGCGAACCTGCCCTCGGACGGCTCGGTGCAAATCACCGATGTGACGTATGATCTGGCAACCTTGCTGGTGACCGGGCCTAAGGCACCGGCAATTCTTGCTGATCTGACCGGCCACTCAATGGCAAATGATGATTTTGCCTGGTTAGCGTGCCGTAAGATTGAAATTGCTGGCGATGAGGTAACCGCCATTCGCGTGTCATTTGCCGGTGAAGCCGGATTTGAAATCCATTGCAAGATGGATAATATCGTCGCTGTTTATGATGCGATCACTGCCGCAGGTGCGGCTTATGAACTCGCCCCATTTGGAATGTTGGCATTGGACTCGATGCGCCTTGAAAAAGGCTATCGTTCATGGAAATCGGATCTCACGTCAGATTATACGATGCTGGAATCGGGGCTTGGGCGCTGGGTGAATTTCAACAAAGACGATTTTGTTGGCCGGACTGCCCTGCAAGCTGAACAGCAGGCGGGTAGCAAAAATGAGTTTGTGACTCTCGTGCTAGATGATCCGGATGATGGCGAGCCGTTTGGCGACGCTGTCTATCTTAGCAGCGTTGTGATTGACGGAAATGTTGCCGGATTGGTTTTGTCGGGTGGATACGGGCATCGGGTTGGTGCATCGATTGCGATGGCGGTTGTCGATTGCGGTGCGTTGCGGGCGGCAAAGGATATTTCAGTTCTGGTTCTTGGGCGATCGCGCCGCGCCGTACTGGTCGATGGCCATGTTTTATATGATCCAGAAAATATAAAGATGAAGGGCTGATAAATGCAGATTCCGTCAAAAGCGCGTGCGGTTATCATCGGTGGCGGTGTTATTGGCTGTTCGATTGCCTATCATCTTGGGAAACTGGGCTGGAAGGATGTTGTTCTGCTCGAACGCAAACAGCTGACTTGTGGCACCACATGGCACGCGGCAGGCTTGGTCGCACAGTTACGTAACACCCAGAATATGACGCGGCTGGCGAAATATTCACAAGAACTCTATTTCGGCCTTGAGGCGGAAACGGGTGTCGCAACCGGTTTCAAGCGCAACGGATCGATCACCATGGCGCTGAATGACGAGCGGATGGAGGAATTGCGCCGTCTGGCCGCTATGGCGCGGGCATTTGGGGTCGAGATCGACGAGATTGGCCCCAGCGATATCACAAACCGCTATCCGGGGCTTGCAACAAAGGATGCGGTTGGCGGGGTGTGGTTGCCAAAGGACGGACAGGCAGATCCGGTTAATATCACCCAAGCGCTGGCCAAGGGTGCGCGTAATTTTGGCGTGTCGATCCTGCAAGGTGTCAAGGTCACAGCCATTCATCAGGCAAATGGCCGGGTGAGCGGAGTTGATACTGACTTTGGGCCGATTGAGGCTGAATATGTGGTCAATGCTGGCGGCATGTGGGGCCGTGAAATTGGCGCTATGGCTGGCGTTTCGGTTCCACTTCATGCCTGTGAGCATTTTTATATCGTAACCGAGCCTATGCCTGATATTACACCAAATCTGCCAGTGTTGCGGGTGCCAGATGAATGTTGTTACTTTAAAGAGGATGCTGGCAAGATGCTGCTGGGCGCATTTGAGCCGGTGGCAAAACCCTGGGGGATGGATGGCATCCCCGAAGATTTCGAATTTGACTCTCTGCCCGAGGATTTTGATCATTTTGAACCAATTCTTGAGCGCGCGGTCGAGCGTTTCCCAATGCTGGCAACGGCGGGAATCCAGACCTTCTTTAACGGGCCGGAGAGCTTTACCCCCGATGATCGCTATATCCTTGGCGAGGCACCTGAGCTTGATCATTTTTATGTGGCGGCCGGATTTAATTCGGTCGGGATCGCCTCGGCGGGTGGTGCCGGTATGGCACTTGCTGAATGGATGGATAGCGGCAAACAGCCGTTTGATCTGTGGGATGTTGATATCCGGCGAATGCAACCGTTTCAGGCCAATCGCAGCTATCTAAAGGCGCGTGTGACGGAAACGCTAGGCCTGCTCTATGCAGACCATTTCCCTTATCGTCAATTTGCATCGGCACGTGGCGTGCGGCGCTCACCTGTTCATCATTACCTCGAGGCTGAAGGTGCCTGTTTTGGCGAGGTTTCTGGCTGGGAGCGTGCCAACTGGTTCTTGCCACAAGCCGAACGTGATGCCGGTAAAAAAGCCGAATATGTCTATAGCTGGCGCCGTCAGAACTGGTTTGACTATAGCGCGGCTGAACATATGGCAGTGCGGCAAAAGGTTGGCATGTTCGATATGTCCAGCTTTGGTAAGATAAAGCTGGTTGGCCGTGATGCCGAGGCGGTGCTGCAAATGATCGCGGCAAATGATGTTGCTGTTCCAGTTGGTAAGATCGTCTATACGCAGTTTCTCAATTCAGATGGTCATATTGAGGCTGATGTCACGATTACCCGCCTTAGCATGGACGCGTTTATCATCATTACGCCAGCCGCCACAATCCGCCGCGATCTGAATTGGATTAACCGGCATATTCCCGAAAATGCGCACGCCATCGCGGTAGATGTTACCGTGTCAGAGGCAGTGCTTGTCGTGATGGGGCCTGAGGCTCGAGATTTTCTTCAGCCAATGATTCCGCAAAGCCTTGCCAATGAAGATTTCCCGTTTGGGACTATGCAGACGGTTGAAATTGGTCATGCTATTGCCCGTGCGCATCGTGTTACTTATGTTGGCGAGCTTGGCTGGGAACTTTATGTGCCAAGCGATATGGCGGCGCATGTGTTTGAGGCGATTACCGAACGCCGAGACGATCATGCCATCGCAATGTGCGGCCTTCATGCTCTTGATAGCTGCCGCATCGAAAAGGGGTTTCGCCATTTCGGTCATGATATCTCAAACGAGGATCATGTGCTTGAGGCTGGGCTCGGTTTCGTGGTGAAGGAAAATAAACCTGTTGGCAAATTCGGCGGGATGATTGGGGCTGATGCGGTCAAGGCCAAACGAAATGATGGTCTGTCACGCCGGCTGGTTCAGTTTCGCCTGACCGACCCTGAGCCATTGTTATATCACAATGAAGCGATTTACCGAGACGGTGCGCTGATCGGGTATCTGACAAGCGGTAATTACGGCCATCATATTGGTGCCGCAATCGGGCTTGGCTATGTCAAATGCAATGAAGTTGGTGAGAGTGCTGAATCGCAATTAAGTTCGCATTATCAGATTGATGTGGCTGGCAGGCTGGTGGACGCCGAAGTGAGTTTGCGTCCAGTTTATGATCCAAAGGCTCTACAGGTAAAAATCTAGTTATTGGCTCTTGGTGGGGAGAAATATCCATGAACCAGAATAGAACAATCCCTCATTCGTCACGCCGTAGTGGTGGTCGTGAGGCGAGGCGCACATTGCGCGCTGCACCATTGGCCGAAGATTTGCGTCCAGTTCGAGCAGGGCTTGAGGGCGGTAATTTTAAACCGCTCGATGCTGCCGCGGTCAAGGCTGTGGATGCAACAGTCTATCAAATTCTAGAAGAGATAGGCCTTACTCAGGCACCTGATACCGGCATTAAATATATGACTGAAGCTGGGGCTGTTTTGGGTGATGACGGCCGCCTCCGGTTTCCCCGTGCACTGGTTGAACATACGCTGGCAATTTGTGGTCGGCACATCACCCTTCATGGACAAAATCCGAAGCATGATTTGTTACTATCGGGGTCGCGCGTGCATTATGGTACGGCGGGTGCCGCGGTTCATGTTGTTGATGTTGCCAAGAATGAATATCGCGAATCCTATCTGGCCGATATTTATGATGCGGCGCGTATCGTCGAACAGATGGATAATATCCATTTTTTCCAGCGCCCGATGGTGGCCCGCGATATCCCCGATCCGGCCGATCTTGATTTCAATACTGTCTATGCGGCGATCAAGGGCACGACCAAACATGTTGGGGTCAGCTTTACCGAGGCTGAATATATGAAACCGGTTTTTGAAATGCTGCATATGGTTGCTGGTGGCGAGGATAAATGGCGCGCGCGTCCGTTTGTGTCTAACAGTAATTGCTTTGTTGTGCCGCCATTGCGATTTGCCACCGAATCCTGTTTGGTGATGGAAGAAGCCGTGCGAAACGGTATGCCGGTTTTGCTATTATCTGCAGGGCAGGCAGGGGCCACGGCACCGGCCAGTATCGCTGGCGCGGTTGCACAGGCGCTTGCCGAGGTGGTTGCCGGGCTTATCTATGTGAATGCGATGAAGCCGGGTCATCCATGTATTTGTGGCACTTGGCCTTTTGTTTCGGATTTACGTACTGGTGCGATGTCGGGCGGATCGGGCGAGCAGGGGCTGTTGACTTCAGCCTGCGCGCAGATGCTGCAATATTATGATTTGCCGGGTGGTGCAGCCGCCGGTATGGCCGATGCGAAAATGCCAGATGCGCAGTCCGGCTATGAAAAGGGCAGTACCCTTGTCATGGCGGGATTGTCAGGACTGAATATGGTTTATGAAGCCGCCGGTATGCACGCCTCTTTGCTGGGGTTTTGTCTGGATAGCCTGATCATTGATAATGATATGCTCGGTCAATGTATGCGGTGTGTGCGCGGCATCGAGGTGAATGAAACAACCTTGGGCGTACAGGTGATGAAGGATGTGTGCATGGGTGGCCCCGGCCATTATCTTGGCCATGACCAAACGATTAAATTAATGCAGACCGAATATATCTATCCGGTGATTGCTGATCGTTCCAGCCCCAAAGAATGGGAGGAGTTGGGCAAGCCCAATCTTCTGGATACGGCAAGAAAGCGCAAAGAGGAAATTTTGGAAAGCCCGCATCCGCTGCATATTCCAGATGCGCTTGATAAGGATTTGCGGGCTCGCTTTAATGTCTTGCTTTAATCTCCGGCGTTAATCCCCGGCGTTAATTACCTGTCTCTTTTTCTCTTTAAAGCGATGGCTAATTTCGGATTGGGGCGCCATCATCTAACATAGCAGCAATGCGTGCATGGGTTTCCGGGGTTTTTGCAAGCCGGATAAAAGCCGCTCTTTCTCGGGCAAACAAACCTTCTTCATCAATGGTTTGACCTTCGCCTGCGCCTTGCACTATGATACTGGCGATCTGCATGGCAACGGTTTTGTCATGCGGCATGAAATCGCCGCGATCAACACCATCCTGCATAAATGCATCCATCTTTTCGGCGAGCGCTGCCGGTGCAAGCTCGGCCTCTGGCGGGCGCGGCGGTGAATAATTATGCGCCATTTCGGTTACCAGCTGGATCGCGCGCGGTAATAGCCGGTCACGGTTCATTACCGTATCATCACGGTCAGCAAGGAAATACTGCATTCGCGCCGCCAGCTCGGGCGATGAACCGGTGGCCGCATAGCCAAGATTCATCCATGCCTTCCATGCGGCCTGTTCCCAGTCGCCAAGGTGATGATGCCAGCGTAGATAGCTCTCTTTTACCCCGCCGCCACTCGGCACAACACCAACTGCCGCCTCGACAAGGCCAAGCACTGAATTGGTGTGAACGACAAGGCGGTCGCAATGCGCCAGCACTTCAAAACCACCACCAGCGGCCAGACCTGACGGTGCGCCTACAACTGGAACCGGCGAATATTTCAGCGCTGCAACGGCGCGTTGAAACCGCCATAAAAAGGCATCTATCTCATCCCATTGCCGACCTTTGATCATGCGGCGAAACGCATTCAGATCAACCCCGGCCGAAAAATGCTGTGCATCATTATGAACAATGATCCCCGCACCATGATCGGTGGCCGCCGCCGCAACAATTTCCATTGATGCGTCGGTTAGCGCATTTGCTTTGGAGTGAAATTCAACAAGCCGCAGATTACCCTCAAGGGCAAATAGGCTGGCCGCTTCATTGCTTAAAATAGGGTGCAAGGTTCGCCGCGTCATATGAAAGCGCATAACGCCATCGGGTAAATTGACCGGATAACGATGGCCATCGGCGTGTCGCACCATCAAATTGCCGGTCTGCACGGTATAATTTGGCGCTCCATCCTGCAGAAATGGCGGCATATCCAGACCGCATTCGTCAAGCAGTGCGGTAAAACGCTGTGCGCCGATTGCGTCGATCATCTCAAATGGCCCGCGCTGCCAATTGAAACCCAGCTTCATCGCATCGTCGATATCTTGCGGTGTGGTGGTCACTGATGGCACTAGGCTTGCGGCATAATGCAGAATTCGCCCCAGAACATTGCGGCAAAATCTGGCCTGATCATCATTACCATCAAGCAGCGGAAACAACGGCTCATCTTGCCATGCAGCGGCCTCTGCGGCGGCGATTGCTGCTGGTGGGAGTGCAGTTTTGGCGGGTTTATAAGGCGGCATACCATCGCCTTCAAATCCGGCAAACTGGCGCGCCATTCGCACGCCGTCATGACAGTAAAAACCGCCCTTGCCCTTATCGCCGGTAAAGCCTGCGGCAATCATTGCAGCGATGGCCGGATTAGCCCCGCCAACGCTGTGAAAGGCATCGTCAGCGGGAAGGATATTGCCAAGTGAGACCACAACATCGGCCATCAGATCGATGCCGATCAAATCATAAAGCCCGAAAACACCGGTTTTGGGAATACCCATTGGACGGCCAAATAGGGCGTCTGCATCTTCAATCGAAAGACCGCATTTCAGGGTTTCATCAATACCAACCTGAAGCGCAAAAACCCCGACACGGTTGCCAAGAAAACCGGGCGTATCGGCGCAGCGCACCACGCCCTTGCCAAGAACGCGGTCATTAAAATCGGCAAGGCGATCGATTACGTCGGCGTTGGTTTCAGCACCGGTCACCAGTTCAAGCAGCCGCATATAACGCACCGGATTGAAATAATGGGTTATGGCAAATCGCTGGCGAAACGCCGCTGGCATATTCTCGACAAGCAGCTTGATAGGGATGGTTGATGTGTTCGAGCTGACGATGCAATCTGGCCCGATAACCGCATCAAGGCGGCGATATAGTGCCTTTTTGATATCTAGCCGTTCGACAATTGCCTCGATAATCCAGTCACATTCAGCCAGCTTGTGAAAATCATCGTCAATCACGCCGGTGCTGATGCGTGCCGTGTTTTTCTTTGACATTAATTGCGGGGGATCAGATGCCAGCAGCCGGTCAATCGCAATTTCAGCCGGCGTTTTGCCACCCCCAGTCTTGGCCCCAAGGTCAAGCAGAAGAACATTATGGCCGGCATTGGCAATCTGGGCGGCAATTCCGCTTCCCATCGTGCCCGCGCCAATCACAGCAATATTTTTAAAATTTGCAGCCTTCATGTTATGTTCCTCTTTATCAGAGCTCTTTGTCGGGATGATTAACGAAGAGGTCTATACCTCCTTATGAACTAGCCGGCCAGAAATCCTCGCAGCGCGTCATTTACCTCGGCCGGCCGTTCCGCAGGCAACATATGACCAGCGCCGTCAAGAATGATTTGTTGGCTATTGACCAGACTATTTGCCATTGCGATACCGTGTTTGACCGGTGTCATACGGTCGGCACCAGCAAGTATACATATGGCTGGCTGGGTAATTTTCGTGGCGGCGTCTTGGCCAGCTGAATATTGGTTGCAGGCAATAAGATCATTGCGAAGTGCTGTTTCATCATTACTCGCCATCAGCCGGTTGCCATAACCAAGAAAGGAATGTCCGGGCTGGGTATTGTCATGCATATGCGCCATCGGCCCATGACCCCAGCTGGTCATCACGCTAATGGCCTTACCCAAGGCCTTGTCCGACATCGTTAATAGCTGATCATTTACCGGAATTGCCAATGCCCCGGCAATCAGGCCAAGCCGGGTAATGCGACGTGGATAGCGCGACGCCGCATCGATTGCGACGAGACAGCCTTGTGAATGGCCGACAAGACACGCGGTGTTGACGTCAAGGCTATCCAGCAACGCGATCAGCCAGTCAGTCATCGCCTCAATCGAGTCTAAAGGGGTGCCGCCAGATAGTCCATGCCCGGGAAAATCAGGGGCTAGAACCGGAAAGCCGCGATAAGCAAAATACCGGCTTTGCAATACCCATGTCAGATGATTTT
Proteins encoded in this region:
- a CDS encoding 3-hydroxyacyl-CoA dehydrogenase NAD-binding domain-containing protein; this encodes MKAANFKNIAVIGAGTMGSGIAAQIANAGHNVLLLDLGAKTGGGKTPAEIAIDRLLASDPPQLMSKKNTARISTGVIDDDFHKLAECDWIIEAIVERLDIKKALYRRLDAVIGPDCIVSSNTSTIPIKLLVENMPAAFRQRFAITHYFNPVRYMRLLELVTGAETNADVIDRLADFNDRVLGKGVVRCADTPGFLGNRVGVFALQVGIDETLKCGLSIEDADALFGRPMGIPKTGVFGLYDLIGIDLMADVVVSLGNILPADDAFHSVGGANPAIAAMIAAGFTGDKGKGGFYCHDGVRMARQFAGFEGDGMPPYKPAKTALPPAAIAAAEAAAWQDEPLFPLLDGNDDQARFCRNVLGRILHYAASLVPSVTTTPQDIDDAMKLGFNWQRGPFEMIDAIGAQRFTALLDECGLDMPPFLQDGAPNYTVQTGNLMVRHADGHRYPVNLPDGVMRFHMTRRTLHPILSNEAASLFALEGNLRLVEFHSKANALTDASMEIVAAAATDHGAGIIVHNDAQHFSAGVDLNAFRRMIKGRQWDEIDAFLWRFQRAVAALKYSPVPVVGAPSGLAAGGGFEVLAHCDRLVVHTNSVLGLVEAAVGVVPSGGGVKESYLRWHHHLGDWEQAAWKAWMNLGYAATGSSPELAARMQYFLADRDDTVMNRDRLLPRAIQLVTEMAHNYSPPRPPEAELAPAALAEKMDAFMQDGVDRGDFMPHDKTVAMQIASIIVQGAGEGQTIDEEGLFARERAAFIRLAKTPETHARIAAMLDDGAPIRN
- a CDS encoding alpha/beta fold hydrolase, with the protein product MKHQLFDTSIHIATGGRPFTNDGEALVLLHGSGQNHLTWVLQSRYFAYRGFPVLAPDFPGHGLSGGTPLDSIEAMTDWLIALLDSLDVNTACLVGHSQGCLVAIDAASRYPRRITRLGLIAGALAIPVNDQLLTMSDKALGKAISVMTSWGHGPMAHMHDNTQPGHSFLGYGNRLMASNDETALRNDLIACNQYSAGQDAATKITQPAICILAGADRMTPVKHGIAMANSLVNSQQIILDGAGHMLPAERPAEVNDALRGFLAG